Proteins encoded together in one Campylobacter concisus window:
- a CDS encoding prephenate dehydrogenase: MKIGIIGLGLMGGSLGLALKDEKLISCVSGYDKDENHSKKALELGLVHEILSIDEMKKKCDIIFLAVPVEAIVSIVQNLTDISEDTTIIDFGSTKQKIIEAVPEKIRKNFIPAHPMAGTEYSGPEAAFKSLYTGATVIVCDFAESAEKHVKRSVELFSCLGMKIIFMSAKEHDHHVGLISHLPHAIAFSLASGILKEEDKRHIVALGGPTFKGMIRVAKSSPFMWSDIFKQNKNNVVAAINMFEKELNLCKDLIKDERWDELFDWMSEARAVREIL; the protein is encoded by the coding sequence ATGAAAATAGGTATCATCGGACTCGGTCTTATGGGTGGCTCGCTTGGTCTTGCGTTAAAAGATGAAAAATTGATCTCATGTGTCAGCGGATATGACAAAGATGAAAATCACAGCAAAAAAGCGCTAGAACTTGGCTTGGTACATGAAATTTTAAGCATCGATGAGATGAAAAAGAAGTGTGACATCATCTTTTTGGCCGTGCCAGTCGAAGCTATCGTGAGCATCGTGCAAAATTTAACCGACATTAGCGAAGATACGACGATCATTGATTTTGGCTCGACAAAGCAAAAGATAATAGAAGCCGTGCCAGAAAAAATTCGTAAAAATTTCATCCCAGCTCACCCGATGGCAGGTACCGAGTACTCTGGTCCCGAGGCTGCATTTAAGTCACTTTACACAGGCGCTACTGTCATAGTTTGTGACTTTGCTGAGAGTGCAGAAAAACATGTAAAAAGAAGCGTTGAGCTATTTTCTTGCCTTGGTATGAAGATCATTTTCATGAGTGCAAAAGAGCATGATCATCACGTGGGTCTCATCTCGCATCTGCCTCATGCTATTGCATTTTCGCTTGCTAGCGGGATATTAAAAGAAGAGGACAAAAGGCATATCGTTGCACTTGGAGGGCCTACATTTAAGGGCATGATACGTGTCGCAAAGAGCTCGCCATTTATGTGGAGTGATATCTTTAAGCAAAATAAAAATAACGTCGTTGCCGCTATAAATATGTTTGAAAAAGAGTTAAATTTATGCAAAGATCTCATAAAAGATGAGCGCTGGGATGAGCTTTTTGACTGGATGAGCGAAGCTAGAGCTGTAAGAGAAATTTTGTAA
- the lpxC gene encoding UDP-3-O-acyl-N-acetylglucosamine deacetylase, giving the protein MKQTTIARRVETVGIGLHKGEPIRLILEPLDANSGIILHREDLGISFKAEPKNVINTQMATVVGNEKGFISTIEHLMAAVNGYGIDNIRISVDANEIPVMDGSAISFCMLLDEAGIRHLDAGKKVILVRREVEVIEGSKFVRTSPSRNPKFDYTIKFDHPVIGEQRYVFEFSKSSFVKNIARARTFGFLKDLQRLQAQNLALGASLDNAVAIDDTHILNPEGLRFENEFVRHKILDAVGDLSLLGAPLLGDYTAFAGSHDLNHKLTLALMADEKNYEIATLSGELLKEYQKVFA; this is encoded by the coding sequence TTGAAACAAACTACTATCGCAAGACGCGTTGAGACCGTTGGTATAGGGCTTCATAAGGGTGAGCCGATAAGACTTATACTAGAACCTCTTGATGCAAATTCAGGTATTATTTTGCACCGCGAAGATCTTGGTATTAGTTTTAAAGCTGAGCCTAAAAACGTTATAAATACGCAAATGGCAACCGTCGTTGGCAACGAAAAGGGCTTTATCAGCACGATAGAGCACCTAATGGCAGCTGTAAATGGATACGGCATTGATAATATTAGAATTTCAGTTGATGCAAATGAAATTCCTGTCATGGACGGCAGTGCGATAAGCTTTTGTATGTTGCTTGATGAAGCTGGTATAAGGCATCTTGACGCTGGTAAAAAAGTCATCCTTGTCCGCCGCGAGGTCGAGGTGATTGAGGGGTCAAAATTTGTGAGAACTTCGCCTTCAAGAAATCCAAAATTTGACTATACGATCAAATTTGACCACCCAGTTATCGGCGAGCAAAGATATGTTTTTGAATTTAGCAAGAGCTCATTTGTAAAAAATATAGCTCGTGCTAGAACTTTTGGCTTTTTAAAAGATTTGCAACGCTTGCAAGCTCAAAATTTAGCCCTTGGCGCATCTCTTGATAATGCCGTGGCTATCGATGATACGCATATTTTAAATCCAGAGGGTTTGAGATTTGAAAATGAGTTTGTAAGGCATAAAATTTTAGACGCAGTTGGCGATTTGAGCTTGCTTGGAGCACCTTTACTAGGTGACTACACAGCATTTGCGGGTAGCCACGATCTAAACCACAAACTAACACTTGCTTTAATGGCAGATGAGAAAAATTATGAGATCGCAACGCTTAGTGGCGAGCTTTTAAAAGAGTATCAAAAGGTATTTGCATAA
- the thrB gene encoding homoserine kinase translates to MNILIPATSANLGPGFDALGLSLKLFNSVKIEPSKFSSVSINGEGSDSTNLKRNNIFLSIFNEIFLELTGKNENFRIVFENNIPFSRGLGSSSAVIVGAIASAYEMAGFKASKSVVLNKAIIYETHPDNISPAVHGGFVSAIVKNGNVYANKINLSDDIKAVVVIPNKPMSTASSRQILPKNYTMKECVNNLSHAAFLTSCFYEKRYDLLRVASEDMMHEERRMSALKELFEVRKVAYENGALMSTLSGSGSSFLNIAYKDDAKNLQDVLKSKFSDFRVEIFSFDNDGYEITQS, encoded by the coding sequence TTGAATATCTTAATCCCTGCCACAAGTGCAAATTTAGGACCTGGTTTTGACGCTTTAGGACTTAGTTTAAAGCTTTTTAATAGCGTAAAGATCGAACCATCTAAATTTAGCTCTGTCTCGATAAATGGCGAGGGGAGTGATAGTACAAATTTAAAAAGAAACAACATTTTTCTAAGCATTTTTAATGAAATTTTTTTAGAGCTAACCGGCAAAAATGAAAACTTCAGAATAGTTTTTGAAAACAATATCCCATTTTCAAGAGGGCTTGGTAGCAGCTCTGCAGTGATCGTCGGAGCCATAGCTTCAGCTTACGAGATGGCTGGATTTAAGGCTAGCAAAAGTGTCGTTTTAAATAAAGCTATCATCTATGAAACCCATCCAGATAATATCTCGCCAGCAGTTCACGGCGGATTTGTCAGTGCTATCGTAAAAAACGGCAATGTTTATGCAAATAAAATAAATTTAAGCGATGATATAAAAGCAGTCGTCGTCATCCCAAATAAGCCGATGAGCACTGCATCATCAAGGCAAATTTTGCCAAAAAACTACACTATGAAAGAGTGCGTAAATAACCTCTCACATGCTGCATTTTTGACGTCTTGTTTTTATGAAAAAAGATATGATCTTTTAAGGGTAGCAAGCGAAGACATGATGCATGAAGAGCGCAGAATGAGCGCTTTAAAAGAGCTTTTTGAGGTGCGAAAGGTAGCTTATGAAAATGGAGCGCTAATGAGCACACTTTCAGGCTCAGGCTCAAGCTTTTTAAATATCGCTTACAAAGATGATGCTAAAAATTTACAAGATGTTTTAAAGAGTAAATTTAGTGATTTTAGAGTTGAAATTTTTTCATTTGATAACGATGGATACGAAATTACGCAAAGCTAA
- a CDS encoding glycoprotease produces the protein MTTDEHVSEALIKILENLSSKFNITKIIYANTPGSFMGLKVAYVILKTFSLAKGCEFYAVSGFSLNGGQAIRANKNLSFVLKNGEILLEKVEPVRFVLPLNLDELKLNSDTLPNYIIQAV, from the coding sequence ATCACAACTGACGAGCACGTCAGCGAAGCCTTGATAAAAATCCTAGAAAATTTATCCTCTAAATTTAACATCACAAAGATCATCTACGCAAACACGCCAGGCAGTTTTATGGGGCTAAAGGTGGCCTACGTCATCTTAAAGACTTTTTCTTTGGCAAAGGGCTGTGAATTTTACGCAGTAAGTGGCTTTAGTCTAAATGGCGGCCAAGCGATCAGGGCAAATAAAAATTTAAGCTTTGTCTTGAAAAATGGCGAAATTTTGCTTGAAAAAGTTGAGCCTGTGAGATTTGTGTTGCCTTTAAATTTAGATGAATTAAAACTAAATTCAGATACACTGCCAAATTATATCATTCAAGCTGTTTAG
- a CDS encoding M23 family metallopeptidase — MYRRGIGGFSIVVVLLVLILAGGFGYALMSKDFERNEPIIGVADKVYWNLRSPMNIKFKDDSGIKFVRISINDGKNDLNLLNQIIQNPSTELDVNLTFPKTGFFAQKDTYEMSIEAVDTSKWGFFTGNKASKKVEVVLDTSKPDLYVLSQSYSISKGGSAVVVFRATDNQLKEVYVQTNFGKKFKAVPFYKEGFYAALVAWPVQVENFSAEVIARDFAGNESKSHVRYFYENVKYKTSTIALNDRFLDGKIVDLTDQYAKDPNALSRLEKMKFVNETLRNSNEEKITALTSNVDTDITNGFNIIPFYPLRNGKKVADFADHRFYTYNNEQVSESWHMGIDFASVASAPIIASNAGRVVLASENGIYGLNIVIDHGFGLYSLYGHCSSAKVKEGDMVAAGDQIGTTGTSGLALGDHLHFGILVQGEEVRPQQWMDKKWIKDNVTSVLDAAKAMIDKN, encoded by the coding sequence ATGTATAGACGTGGAATAGGCGGTTTTAGTATTGTTGTAGTTTTACTTGTTTTGATATTAGCAGGTGGCTTTGGATATGCTTTGATGTCGAAAGACTTTGAGCGAAATGAGCCAATTATCGGCGTTGCTGATAAGGTTTATTGGAACCTTCGTTCGCCTATGAATATCAAATTTAAAGATGACAGCGGCATAAAATTTGTACGCATTAGCATAAATGACGGCAAAAATGACCTAAATTTACTAAATCAAATCATACAAAATCCAAGCACTGAGCTTGATGTAAATTTAACCTTCCCAAAGACTGGCTTTTTTGCACAAAAAGATACTTATGAGATGAGCATAGAAGCGGTTGATACTAGCAAATGGGGCTTTTTTACGGGCAATAAAGCAAGCAAAAAAGTTGAGGTTGTGCTTGATACCTCTAAGCCTGATCTTTACGTGCTTTCTCAGTCTTATTCTATCTCAAAAGGCGGTAGCGCAGTTGTCGTCTTTAGAGCGACTGATAATCAGCTAAAAGAGGTCTATGTTCAGACAAATTTTGGTAAGAAATTTAAGGCCGTGCCATTTTACAAAGAGGGCTTTTACGCAGCTCTTGTAGCTTGGCCAGTGCAGGTTGAAAACTTTAGCGCTGAGGTCATCGCAAGAGACTTTGCGGGCAATGAGAGCAAATCTCACGTGAGATATTTTTATGAAAATGTAAAATACAAAACTTCAACTATTGCCTTAAATGATAGATTTTTAGACGGAAAGATCGTTGATCTAACAGATCAATACGCCAAAGATCCAAACGCTCTTTCAAGGCTTGAGAAGATGAAATTTGTCAATGAAACACTAAGAAATTCAAACGAAGAGAAGATAACAGCACTTACTTCAAACGTCGATACTGACATCACAAATGGCTTTAATATCATCCCATTTTACCCGCTTAGAAATGGCAAAAAAGTAGCTGATTTTGCCGACCACCGTTTCTATACATATAATAACGAGCAAGTAAGTGAGTCATGGCACATGGGTATTGACTTTGCAAGCGTGGCATCAGCTCCGATAATAGCCAGCAATGCAGGCCGCGTTGTGCTAGCTTCTGAGAATGGAATTTATGGTTTAAACATTGTGATCGATCATGGATTTGGACTTTACTCACTTTACGGACACTGCTCAAGTGCGAAGGTAAAAGAGGGTGACATGGTTGCTGCTGGCGATCAAATAGGCACAACTGGAACGAGCGGTCTTGCGCTTGGAGATCACCTTCACTTTGGAATTTTGGTCCAAGGAGAAGAGGTAAGGCCTCAGCAATGGATGGATAAAAAGTGGATAAAAGACAATGTGACAAGTGTCTTGGATGCTGCAAAGGCGATGATAGATAAGAATTAA